The following are encoded together in the Brassica napus cultivar Da-Ae chromosome A9, Da-Ae, whole genome shotgun sequence genome:
- the LOC125578329 gene encoding uncharacterized protein LOC125578329, producing the protein MCDDEKWVRSRDRLFTKAKRSNCDVPDQNELQTYASLEKMLHKAIHVVRQLKKKGNSNTSSAPKQQNLRTNLFEEEGNDVPQTTDHYMESAQHGVQDVLNISTEVHVFHRAILDLGRARLSLGGEKTKDGHAFSSGGPSGQSRKRPYLYPVHPSGSDESRHLDWSSPFSVP; encoded by the exons atgTGTGATGATGAGAAGTGGGTCAGAAGTCGTGATCGCCTcttcaccaaagccaagagaagcaactGTGATGTGCCTGATCAGAATGAGCTTCAGACTTATGCCAGCTTGGaaaagatgttgcataaggcgATTCATGTTGTCCGGCAACTGAAAAAGAAGGGAAACAGCaacacttcttctgcaccaaaacaacaaa atttgaggacaaatctttttgaagaggaagggaatgatgtgccgcaGACCACGGATCATTACATGGAAtcagctcagcatggagttcaggacgttctgaacatttcaaccgaggttcatgtttttcaccgtgcCATACTTGACTTGGGTCGAGCCAGACTTAGCTTGGGTGGTGAAAAAACCAAAGACGGACATGCATTCTCATCCggcggaccatccggacagtcccgcaagcgtccttatctttaccccgtgcatccatctggttcggatgaatCTAGACATCTTGACTGGTCTTCTCCGTTTTCCGtaccttga